Proteins encoded by one window of bacterium:
- a CDS encoding PTS sugar transporter subunit IIB — protein sequence MGLVQVRIDDRLIHGQVVVGWRQALNTDRIMLCSDEVANTEWQKTIYLS from the coding sequence ATGGGCTTGGTTCAAGTACGCATCGATGATCGTCTAATCCATGGTCAGGTCGTCGTCGGCTGGCGGCAGGCGCTCAATACTGACCGGATCATGTTGTGCAGCGATGAAGTCGCAAACACCGAGTGGCAAAAAACCATCTATTTGTCGG